A window of Patescibacteria group bacterium contains these coding sequences:
- a CDS encoding endolytic transglycosylase MltG: MDIIKKAISKNNIQANKPSKYLNQKNYNLSRLIIVAVIAVLFLFAIYFNHQFYKSNSKTSKFIEFNVSQGENISQIAKDLHSQNLIRSEFYFKTYVSLKHASQKINPGKYELNQKMSVADIAGMIIGNKSSKQQKIVIIEGWNSKQIAEYLGDLYAKIMPARMLNTMN, translated from the coding sequence ATGGACATCATCAAAAAAGCAATCAGTAAAAATAATATTCAAGCAAATAAGCCATCAAAATATCTTAACCAAAAGAATTACAATCTCTCTAGGTTAATAATTGTTGCAGTTATTGCTGTTTTGTTTTTGTTTGCAATATATTTTAACCATCAATTTTATAAATCAAATAGCAAAACAAGCAAATTTATAGAATTCAATGTTTCGCAAGGAGAAAATATTTCACAAATTGCTAAAGATTTGCATAGCCAAAATTTAATTCGCAGCGAATTTTATTTTAAAACTTATGTTTCTTTGAAGCATGCAAGCCAAAAAATTAATCCAGGCAAATATGAGCTTAATCAAAAAATGAGCGTTGCTGATATTGCTGGCATGATCATCGGCAACAAATCTTCAAAGCAACAAAAAATAGTGATTATAGAGGGCTGGAATTCCAAACAAATTGCAGAATATCTTGGCGATCTATATGCAAAAATAATGCCAGCAAGAATGTTAAATACGATGAATTAA
- the mltG gene encoding endolytic transglycosylase MltG, with protein MCKNNASKNVKYDELKNDFKEKFLAEVNNPQKYNYDFLADLPKNATLEGYLYPDTYFIYADSTPETIIRKMLDNFGKKVTKDIREQAKSKNMTLNQVLTMASIIQKEVKTPEEMKLAAGLYFNRLNANKALESDSTITYVTGNYDSRASTEDLKIKSPYNTYTHNGLPPGPISNPSLIAITAVLNPTESDYMFFITDKSGKAIFSVTGEEHVENVEEHLNN; from the coding sequence ATATGCAAAAATAATGCCAGCAAGAATGTTAAATACGATGAATTAAAAAATGATTTTAAAGAAAAATTTTTAGCAGAAGTTAATAATCCGCAAAAATATAATTATGATTTTTTAGCTGATTTGCCAAAAAATGCCACACTCGAAGGATATCTTTATCCTGACACATATTTTATTTATGCAGATTCAACTCCTGAAACAATTATCAGAAAAATGTTAGATAATTTTGGCAAGAAAGTAACAAAAGATATTAGAGAACAGGCAAAAAGCAAGAATATGACTTTGAATCAAGTTTTGACAATGGCATCAATTATTCAAAAAGAAGTAAAGACGCCTGAAGAAATGAAGCTGGCAGCCGGTCTTTATTTTAATCGCTTGAATGCAAATAAAGCATTAGAATCAGATTCAACTATTACTTATGTCACTGGAAATTATGATAGCCGAGCTTCAACAGAAGATTTGAAAATCAAAAGTCCATACAATACATATACTCATAATGGTTTGCCACCAGGACCAATTAGTAATCCAAGCTTGATAGCAATTACAGCAGTTTTAAATCCAACAGAAAGCGATTATATGTTTTTTATCACAGATAAATCTGGCAAAGCAATTTTTAGTGTAACTGGCGAGGAGCATGTTGAAAATGTTGAAGAGCATTTGAATAATTAG
- a CDS encoding carbon storage regulator, translating to MLFLTRKSGESVMIGDDNKLTVEKITKSTVYFNVEHTKNGITVNNAYEIALRGQVVLFAGQYFEVCGVRIEVFEIRGIYVKICFQNSQNIPIYRLEIYHSRQENQNQAH from the coding sequence ATGCTCTTTCTAACTAGAAAATCTGGCGAATCAGTGATGATCGGAGATGATAATAAATTAACAGTAGAAAAGATAACAAAATCTACTGTTTATTTCAATGTTGAACATACGAAAAATGGAATTACAGTAAATAATGCATACGAAATCGCTTTGAGAGGACAAGTCGTACTTTTTGCAGGACAATACTTTGAAGTTTGTGGCGTACGTATTGAAGTTTTTGAGATTAGAGGAATATATGTAAAAATTTGTTTTCAAAATTCTCAAAATATTCCAATTTATCGTCTAGAAATTTATCATTCTAGACAAGAAAATCAAAATCAAGCTCATTAA
- a CDS encoding carbon storage regulator, whose protein sequence is MLFLERNLYESVRIDDSCKITLIRTSRRTATFKITEYLDGANGTTKSNSKTLAVQGNFEHSAQKYFIVSGVRVTIMQVNKNSVRICFEAPVTIQILRQEIYDQMHEKSTLRTIPY, encoded by the coding sequence ATGCTGTTTCTAGAAAGGAACTTGTACGAGTCTGTAAGGATCGATGACTCATGCAAAATTACCTTAATCAGAACATCGCGAAGGACTGCAACTTTCAAAATTACGGAATATTTAGATGGCGCGAATGGTACAACAAAATCAAACAGCAAAACTTTAGCTGTCCAAGGCAATTTTGAGCATTCTGCGCAAAAATATTTTATTGTATCTGGAGTCAGAGTAACGATCATGCAAGTTAACAAGAATTCTGTCAGAATCTGTTTTGAAGCACCAGTTACAATTCAAATTCTTCGCCAAGAAATATATGATCAAATGCATGAAAAAAGTACCTTAAGAACTATACCCTATTAA
- the rplJ gene encoding 50S ribosomal protein L10 produces the protein MAKTRIEKEKMVKETSDKLNKAKSLVFANFTGLKVNEVQELKKEAKKQDVEFSVVKNSLFKLAMKNSDLKDVKMEEFKGPRAVAFGYSDEVAGAKILHTFAKKHKVMQLLGGILGKALLSTKEVTNLAKLPSKEEMLAKTVGTIKAPITSFVNVMAGNLRGLINVLNAVKDKKPTK, from the coding sequence ATGGCAAAGACAAGAATTGAAAAAGAAAAGATGGTTAAGGAAACATCTGATAAATTAAATAAAGCAAAATCATTAGTTTTTGCTAATTTTACAGGATTGAAAGTTAACGAAGTTCAAGAATTAAAAAAAGAAGCAAAAAAGCAAGATGTTGAATTCTCAGTTGTTAAAAATTCTTTATTCAAATTAGCAATGAAGAATTCGGATCTTAAAGATGTCAAGATGGAAGAATTCAAAGGCCCTAGAGCAGTTGCATTTGGTTATTCTGATGAAGTTGCGGGAGCAAAAATATTGCACACTTTTGCAAAGAAGCACAAAGTAATGCAATTATTAGGCGGTATTTTAGGCAAAGCTTTGTTATCAACTAAAGAAGTTACAAATCTAGCCAAGCTTCCTTCAAAAGAAGAAATGCTTGCCAAAACTGTTGGCACTATCAAAGCTCCTATCACTTCATTTGTTAATGTTATGGCAGGAAATTTAAGAGGCTTGATCAATGTATTAAACGCAGTAAAGGACAAGAAACCTACTAAATAA
- the rplL gene encoding 50S ribosomal protein L7/L12 has protein sequence MAEEVKKAEEAKEEKKEVVVPEKFKALVEGIEKMSVLELSELVKVLEEKFGVSAAAPMAMAMPGAAGADAGEAEEKTEFNIELKAVGDQKIQVIKAVKEITGKGLKEAKDMVDKAPVVVKEKVAKAEAEELKKKLEAAGATVELK, from the coding sequence ATGGCAGAAGAAGTAAAGAAAGCTGAAGAAGCTAAAGAAGAGAAAAAAGAAGTAGTAGTTCCAGAAAAATTCAAAGCCTTAGTAGAAGGAATTGAAAAAATGTCAGTATTGGAACTATCTGAATTGGTAAAAGTTTTGGAAGAAAAATTCGGCGTATCAGCAGCTGCTCCTATGGCTATGGCTATGCCAGGTGCTGCAGGTGCAGATGCAGGTGAAGCTGAAGAAAAAACAGAATTCAATATTGAATTGAAAGCTGTTGGTGATCAAAAGATCCAAGTTATCAAAGCTGTAAAAGAAATTACAGGCAAAGGTCTAAAAGAAGCTAAAGATATGGTAGACAAAGCTCCAGTTGTAGTAAAAGAAAAAGTTGCAAAAGCTGAAGCAGAAGAATTGAAAAAGAAATTAGAAGCTGCAGGTGCAACAGTTGAATTGAAGTAA
- a CDS encoding winged helix-turn-helix domain-containing protein, translating into MKNVLEKLFGSKTRVKILSLFVKNQNSSFYVREITRKLQERINSIRRELENLTNVGLLKTFDKDQKKFYKLNKESIIIEELSSLILKANIVPKEKVADEIKKIKSIDFAALSGIFTRSDSRVDILIIGDNVEKNKLVKIINELEKQQGQELNYTVMSKKEFDYRKKIDDRFLNSILDKKHKVLVDKLQDEKNKKKEQEFGMKLFR; encoded by the coding sequence ATGAAAAACGTTCTTGAAAAACTTTTCGGCTCAAAAACAAGAGTAAAAATCTTAAGCTTATTTGTCAAAAATCAAAACAGCAGTTTTTATGTGCGTGAAATTACCAGAAAATTGCAAGAACGAATTAATTCAATCAGAAGAGAATTAGAAAATTTAACAAATGTCGGACTTTTAAAAACATTTGATAAAGATCAAAAAAAGTTTTATAAACTGAATAAAGAAAGTATTATTATCGAAGAATTAAGTTCATTAATCTTAAAAGCAAATATTGTTCCAAAAGAAAAAGTTGCTGATGAAATTAAAAAAATTAAAAGCATTGATTTTGCTGCATTATCTGGAATTTTTACAAGATCAGATAGCAGAGTTGATATTTTAATAATTGGAGATAATGTTGAAAAAAATAAATTAGTAAAAATTATTAATGAATTAGAAAAACAGCAAGGACAGGAATTGAATTATACAGTCATGAGCAAAAAAGAATTTGATTACCGCAAAAAAATTGATGATCGATTTTTAAATAGTATTCTAGACAAAAAGCACAAAGTTCTAGTCGACAAATTACAGGATGAAAAGAATAAGAAAAAAGAGCAAGAATTTGGAATGAAATTATTTCGCTAA
- the mraZ gene encoding division/cell wall cluster transcriptional repressor MraZ: MFIGEYQHSIDDRGRLAIPSKFRSKIKKGAVVTRGLDNCLFLYTKEEWEKLANKLASLPISQANTRAFSRLMLAGAMDVDLDSHGRIIIPQYLRTFSSITKKVIIAGLYNRLEIWDEEKWTIYKTNTEKNSSEIAEKIGELGV; encoded by the coding sequence ATGTTCATTGGCGAATACCAACATTCAATTGATGATCGAGGTCGCTTAGCGATTCCTTCTAAATTTCGTTCCAAAATTAAAAAAGGAGCAGTTGTTACTCGCGGTTTAGACAATTGTCTTTTCCTTTATACAAAAGAAGAATGGGAAAAGTTAGCAAACAAATTAGCTAGCCTTCCAATCAGCCAAGCAAATACCAGAGCATTTTCAAGATTGATGTTGGCTGGAGCAATGGATGTTGATTTAGATAGTCATGGGAGAATAATTATACCTCAATATTTAAGAACATTCTCATCTATCACAAAAAAAGTTATTATCGCTGGATTATATAATCGTTTGGAAATTTGGGATGAAGAAAAATGGACGATATACAAAACAAATACTGAAAAAAATAGCAGTGAAATCGCTGAAAAAATAGGTGAGTTAGGAGTTTAA
- the rsmH gene encoding 16S rRNA (cytosine(1402)-N(4))-methyltransferase RsmH — protein sequence MQSIYHVPVLSEEIIKIFNPQKNQNYIDGTLGDGGHTEMLLEKIGPNGKVMAFDLDGDAIIRASKRLEKYKDRIIFINKNFKEIEKIVKENKFTDIAGILFDLGLSTYQLQSSRGFSFQTEGKLDMKFDESTRKHRSAFQIVNEAKPEELRHIFRKYGEIQNYWKLTDTIIKKRTLGKIKTSQELAETVKYLAPERFRNRYLAQVFQAIRIAVNNELENITNALKDSIKIIEPKGKIAVISYHSLEDRIVKQFFQTESKGCICPPEIPICQCLHIASLKILTKKPIIPTEIEIKNNSKARSAKLRIAEKI from the coding sequence ATGCAAAGTATCTATCACGTACCTGTCCTTTCAGAAGAAATAATAAAAATCTTTAACCCGCAAAAAAACCAAAATTATATCGATGGAACATTAGGAGATGGCGGACACACAGAAATGTTATTAGAAAAAATAGGTCCTAATGGAAAAGTAATGGCATTTGATTTAGATGGTGATGCAATTATAAGAGCTTCAAAAAGACTAGAAAAATATAAAGACAGAATTATTTTCATCAACAAAAATTTTAAAGAAATAGAAAAAATAGTAAAAGAAAATAAGTTCACAGATATTGCAGGAATTTTATTTGATCTCGGTCTTTCAACTTATCAACTTCAAAGTTCTCGCGGATTTTCATTTCAGACCGAAGGAAAGCTCGATATGAAATTCGATGAATCAACAAGAAAACACAGATCAGCATTTCAAATTGTCAATGAAGCGAAACCAGAAGAATTAAGACACATCTTTAGAAAATATGGAGAAATTCAAAATTATTGGAAATTAACAGATACAATAATTAAAAAAAGAACATTAGGCAAAATAAAAACTAGCCAAGAATTAGCTGAAACTGTAAAATATCTTGCTCCAGAAAGATTTAGAAATAGATATTTAGCTCAAGTTTTTCAAGCAATCAGAATTGCAGTAAATAATGAATTAGAAAATATTACCAATGCCTTAAAGGATTCAATAAAAATAATTGAACCAAAAGGAAAAATTGCAGTTATCTCGTATCATTCTCTAGAAGACAGAATAGTTAAACAATTTTTTCAGACGGAAAGCAAAGGCTGCATTTGTCCGCCAGAAATTCCGATTTGCCAATGCCTACATATCGCATCCTTGAAAATATTAACAAAAAAACCAATTATTCCAACCGAAATAGAAATCAAAAACAATTCAAAAGCGAGATCAGCAAAATTAAGAATCGCTGAAAAAATATAA
- a CDS encoding septum formation initiator family protein: MSKYLTINKNLNSKNRNKTVKNKLSAGPVTLTIVTVVLFCALGLLFLAQVFQSQTKSYEVLELKQKAEELKQDNKDLEIKSAELRSMDHIKQSAKQLNLVDTKDIVYINKIGNSVVVMNR, from the coding sequence ATGTCAAAGTATTTAACAATCAACAAAAATTTAAATTCTAAAAATCGTAACAAAACCGTTAAAAACAAATTATCAGCTGGTCCTGTTACTTTAACAATAGTTACAGTTGTCCTATTTTGTGCTTTAGGACTTTTGTTTCTTGCTCAAGTTTTTCAATCTCAGACCAAAAGCTATGAAGTTTTAGAACTAAAACAAAAAGCTGAAGAATTAAAACAAGATAATAAAGATTTAGAAATTAAATCAGCTGAACTTCGATCAATGGATCACATCAAACAATCAGCAAAACAATTAAATCTAGTAGATACAAAAGATATCGTTTATATAAATAAAATCGGCAATTCTGTCGTTGTTATGAATAGATAA
- a CDS encoding penicillin-binding protein 2, with translation MKKQRNNPIFDRLNFLFVIIIIAVIAIVFKLFNLQVVKHGYYEALASGQHSLFEELVPERGEIYVEDKFSKKLYPLAINKKMNLVYAVPKDIEDKNATSILLSPLLSMSRNDIYDLISDESKLYVPIKHKVESDTVEQIKNLNLTGISHQTEDWRYYPDKVLGSHILGFVGFVNDQKKGQYGVEGFYDNTLSGKNGFLQSEKNTLGEMISGNSKNLVQGAEDGSDIVLTIDRLIQDKVETVVKDAVEKNGAESGSAIVLDPQTGAIIAMAGYPNFDPNSYSEVENVNDFSNSSIYELYEPGSAFKPLIVSMALDQSLITPETKFNDNGKIEIGEYTIQNFDKKANGELTITQILEKSNNIGMVQIARTLGRDKMYDYLINYGFDENTGIDLDTEAGANVKKPNEWSEMDFATMSFGQGIATTPLRLINAIACVANGGRLLKPYIVKKIIRPDGSEETTKPKAVRQVIKPETAETLSAMMVSVMENGFGQPARVAGYKLAGKTGTAQVPSADGKGYDPNKKITTFVGFGPIEYPRFAILVKLNNPGGDVWAESVTGPAFKSIAQELLKYYQIAPSS, from the coding sequence ATGAAAAAACAAAGAAACAATCCAATTTTTGATCGTCTAAATTTTTTATTTGTCATAATTATAATAGCTGTCATCGCTATTGTTTTTAAGTTATTTAATCTGCAAGTAGTCAAACATGGCTATTATGAAGCTTTAGCTTCTGGACAGCATAGTTTATTTGAAGAACTAGTACCTGAAAGAGGCGAGATTTATGTTGAAGACAAATTCTCTAAAAAACTTTATCCATTGGCTATTAACAAAAAAATGAATTTAGTATATGCTGTTCCAAAGGATATTGAAGATAAAAATGCAACCAGTATTTTATTATCACCTCTACTTTCAATGTCTAGAAACGATATTTACGATTTAATTTCTGATGAGTCAAAACTATATGTTCCAATAAAGCATAAAGTTGAAAGCGACACAGTAGAACAAATTAAAAATCTAAATCTGACTGGCATCAGCCATCAAACAGAGGATTGGCGATATTATCCTGACAAAGTTTTAGGCTCGCATATTTTAGGTTTTGTTGGCTTTGTCAATGATCAAAAAAAAGGACAATATGGTGTTGAAGGTTTTTATGACAATACACTTTCAGGCAAAAATGGCTTTCTGCAAAGTGAAAAAAATACTTTAGGAGAAATGATTTCTGGCAACTCAAAAAATTTAGTTCAAGGAGCAGAAGATGGCAGTGACATTGTCTTAACAATTGATCGTTTAATTCAAGACAAAGTAGAAACAGTTGTGAAGGATGCAGTTGAAAAAAATGGCGCTGAAAGCGGTTCAGCAATTGTTTTAGATCCGCAAACAGGAGCAATAATTGCCATGGCAGGCTATCCAAATTTTGACCCGAATAGTTATTCTGAAGTTGAAAACGTTAATGATTTCAGCAATTCAAGTATCTACGAACTTTATGAACCTGGATCTGCCTTCAAGCCATTAATTGTTTCTATGGCTCTTGATCAAAGTTTAATTACTCCAGAAACAAAATTTAATGATAACGGTAAAATAGAGATTGGCGAATACACTATCCAAAATTTTGATAAAAAAGCTAACGGCGAATTAACTATTACTCAAATTCTAGAAAAATCAAATAATATTGGCATGGTGCAAATTGCAAGAACCTTGGGCAGAGACAAAATGTATGATTACCTAATTAATTATGGCTTTGATGAAAATACTGGCATCGATTTGGATACAGAAGCTGGTGCAAATGTTAAAAAACCAAATGAATGGTCTGAAATGGATTTTGCTACAATGAGTTTTGGACAAGGAATTGCAACAACTCCATTAAGGTTAATAAATGCAATCGCTTGTGTTGCAAATGGAGGAAGATTATTGAAACCATATATTGTCAAAAAAATTATTAGACCAGACGGATCAGAGGAGACAACAAAACCAAAAGCAGTCCGTCAAGTGATCAAACCTGAAACAGCAGAGACACTATCAGCAATGATGGTTTCAGTAATGGAAAATGGTTTTGGACAGCCAGCAAGAGTTGCAGGTTATAAGCTTGCCGGAAAAACAGGCACAGCTCAAGTTCCAAGCGCTGATGGAAAAGGTTATGATCCAAACAAAAAAATCACCACTTTTGTCGGTTTTGGTCCAATCGAATATCCTCGTTTTGCGATCTTAGTAAAATTAAATAATCCTGGTGGAGATGTGTGGGCGGAATCTGTTACTGGTCCAGCATTCAAATCAATTGCGCAAGAATTATTAAAATATTATCAAATAGCACCGAGTAGCTAA
- a CDS encoding Mur ligase family protein: MKNLLQKILKSISKSILKKHNPIIIGVTGSVGKTGTVEAIYHVLKNKFSVRKTIGNYNNEIGLPLTIIGEKTANRSILCWLNIFNKGIKQIYSKDYPKILVLEMGVDKPNDMDYLLNLATPNISVITAIGKKPVHVEFFKSPKELVSEKTKIITNLKSTETAILNYDDIAVRLSAKQTKAKTITFGFTKGSELQADNLTLNADFSQGQSLQGYSFKMRYQGKEVPVRLKNIFSKTQIYAVLAAAACAISMKFNLIEISEALYDYQSPKGRMNLIPGIKGTYLIDDSYNASPEATLSALNVLKEIKTSGRKIACLADMLELGTMTIEAHKDVGKSASQSADFIVAVGKASEYIASEAIKFGFPKDKVFTFQNSEEAGLFVQNKILKPGDIVLIKGSQSMRMEKITKELMAEPEKAPELLVRQSTEWLKK; this comes from the coding sequence ATGAAAAATTTACTTCAAAAAATTTTAAAAAGTATTTCAAAATCTATTCTCAAAAAACATAATCCAATCATCATCGGTGTTACCGGCAGTGTCGGAAAAACTGGAACAGTTGAGGCTATTTATCATGTCTTAAAAAATAAATTTTCTGTCAGAAAAACAATTGGCAATTATAATAATGAAATTGGTTTGCCTTTAACAATTATCGGCGAAAAAACAGCTAATCGTTCAATTTTATGTTGGTTAAATATTTTCAATAAAGGCATAAAACAAATTTACTCAAAAGATTATCCAAAAATTTTGGTTCTTGAAATGGGAGTAGATAAACCAAATGACATGGATTATCTGTTAAATTTAGCAACTCCAAATATTTCTGTAATAACTGCAATTGGCAAAAAACCAGTTCATGTTGAATTTTTCAAAAGTCCAAAAGAATTAGTTTCAGAAAAAACAAAAATAATTACTAATTTGAAATCAACAGAAACAGCAATTTTAAATTATGATGACATTGCAGTTCGCTTATCAGCCAAGCAAACAAAAGCAAAAACAATCACTTTCGGTTTTACAAAAGGATCAGAATTGCAAGCAGATAATTTAACACTTAATGCCGATTTTTCGCAAGGACAAAGTTTGCAAGGCTATAGTTTCAAAATGCGCTATCAAGGCAAAGAAGTTCCAGTCAGATTAAAAAATATTTTTAGCAAAACTCAAATTTACGCAGTACTAGCAGCAGCTGCATGTGCAATTTCAATGAAATTTAATTTAATTGAAATTTCAGAAGCGCTATACGATTATCAATCTCCAAAAGGAAGAATGAATTTAATTCCTGGAATTAAAGGAACATATTTAATTGATGACTCATATAATGCCTCGCCAGAAGCAACATTATCAGCTCTAAATGTTTTAAAAGAAATAAAAACATCTGGCCGAAAAATTGCCTGTTTAGCTGACATGTTAGAATTAGGAACTATGACAATAGAAGCCCACAAAGATGTCGGTAAATCAGCATCTCAATCAGCAGATTTTATCGTTGCAGTTGGCAAGGCTTCAGAATATATTGCATCAGAAGCAATTAAATTTGGTTTTCCAAAAGACAAAGTTTTTACATTTCAAAATTCAGAAGAAGCCGGACTTTTCGTCCAAAATAAAATTTTAAAACCTGGCGATATTGTTCTCATCAAAGGCTCACAAAGCATGAGAATGGAAAAAATAACCAAAGAATTAATGGCAGAGCCAGAAAAAGCGCCAGAATTGTTAGTTAGACAAAGTACTGAATGGTTGAAAAAATAA